One Thalassotalea atypica DNA window includes the following coding sequences:
- a CDS encoding RNA polymerase sigma factor — MFERSDETLVKQALKGKKSAWISLVKRYESNVYNYTYRMVSNPDDAMDLMQDVFVAVFRNLSTFRGDSPFKGWLFRIAHYRCIEFYRRKRPTQSLDDSPETIDETEHNCPEFTLSAGQQTGEIQQAMSKLSFNQRIVVELKFFQQRTFEDIAYQLGISTNTVKSRLYSALDKLKGFMEAVDV; from the coding sequence GTGTTTGAGAGAAGCGATGAAACGCTCGTAAAACAAGCGCTAAAAGGGAAAAAGTCGGCTTGGATAAGTTTAGTTAAACGTTATGAAAGTAACGTTTATAACTATACGTATCGTATGGTGAGTAATCCTGATGATGCGATGGATCTAATGCAAGATGTATTTGTCGCTGTGTTTAGAAATCTATCCACGTTTCGAGGCGACAGTCCGTTTAAAGGATGGCTGTTTAGGATCGCACATTATCGGTGTATTGAGTTTTACCGCCGCAAAAGGCCAACCCAATCACTTGATGATAGCCCTGAAACCATAGATGAAACTGAACACAATTGTCCTGAATTTACGTTATCGGCGGGACAGCAGACAGGAGAGATCCAGCAAGCGATGTCAAAATTATCGTTTAATCAACGCATTGTCGTGGAGCTTAAGTTTTTTCAACAGCGTACTTTTGAAGATATTGCTTATCAATTGGGAATTTCAACAAACACGGTAAAATCTCGATTGTATAGCGCACTAGATAAGTTAAAAGGGTTTATGGAGGCGGTCGATGTTTAA
- a CDS encoding peptide ABC transporter ATP-binding protein, which yields MTCLLSVANLSKQYKLPGFWFNRKIVNALEPISFELQAYKTLAIVGEMGSGKSTLAKLLVGAEVPTTGTVKLNGQVLEPRNFKQRCQHVRMIFQDSGTTLNPSLTIGQLLDEPLKLNTQLSDYERGQLIRETLLKVGLLAEHMNFYPHMFSGGQKQRISLARAIILKPQVVILDEALAALDPSLRSQMINLLLDLQQQMGLAFVLISHNLGIVRHFSDNIMVLRAGQIVESGKTIEVLKQPKHKYTQKLIMTQNLQFSMK from the coding sequence ATGACCTGCTTGTTAAGTGTTGCCAATTTAAGCAAACAATATAAATTACCTGGCTTCTGGTTCAATCGTAAAATTGTTAACGCACTTGAGCCGATATCATTCGAATTACAAGCATATAAAACCTTGGCTATCGTAGGCGAGATGGGCTCTGGAAAATCTACGCTAGCCAAGCTATTAGTTGGCGCTGAAGTGCCCACAACAGGGACGGTCAAGCTTAATGGTCAAGTACTGGAGCCCCGTAACTTTAAGCAACGATGCCAACACGTTCGTATGATTTTCCAAGATTCGGGTACAACTCTAAATCCTAGTTTGACCATTGGGCAATTGCTCGACGAACCTTTAAAGTTGAATACACAATTAAGCGATTACGAACGAGGACAATTGATCAGGGAAACCTTGTTAAAAGTTGGGCTGCTGGCCGAGCACATGAATTTTTACCCTCACATGTTTTCAGGCGGCCAAAAACAGCGGATATCACTCGCAAGAGCCATCATATTGAAACCCCAAGTGGTAATTTTAGATGAAGCATTAGCCGCCTTAGATCCCTCGTTACGCTCACAAATGATCAACCTATTACTCGATTTACAACAACAAATGGGATTAGCGTTTGTATTAATCTCTCATAATTTAGGCATAGTACGCCACTTTAGTGATAACATTATGGTGCTGAGGGCTGGTCAAATTGTAGAGTCAGGAAAAACCATTGAGGTTTTAAAGCAGCCAAAACACAAGTACACCCAAAAACTCATCATGACACAAAACCTACAGTTCTCGATGAAATAG
- a CDS encoding peptide ABC transporter ATP-binding protein, whose protein sequence is MNLVDIRNLSIELLSPNNPILAVDRVSLSMKEGEVRGLVGESGSGKSLLAQAIVGVLDDKWRVTADRFHWRGKELLHLPLEERKAIISKDVAMIFQEPMACLDPTTSIGDQLEEAVDTEQLTGYFWQKKQQRKKAVIKLLHKVGIKNHELCTKSYPHQLTEALCQRVMIAIALAGRPKLLIADEPTAAMEVTTQGQIFRLLASLNQLKNMSILLISHDLENITHWTNTITVMYSGQFVEAGTTKQIFNQPFHPYTRALLDSSLKANSDLPPKSRLVALPGSIPILQHLPIGCRLGPRCPRAQQQCVEAPKTKSIHGHQVSCHFSLKDHYAS, encoded by the coding sequence ATGAATCTAGTTGATATTCGAAATTTATCTATTGAGCTACTTTCACCTAACAACCCTATTCTTGCTGTTGATCGTGTAAGTTTATCAATGAAGGAGGGAGAAGTTAGAGGGCTCGTTGGCGAATCAGGCTCAGGTAAATCCCTTCTAGCGCAAGCTATCGTTGGGGTGCTTGATGATAAGTGGCGTGTCACAGCTGACAGATTCCACTGGCGTGGAAAAGAGCTTTTACATTTGCCCCTTGAAGAACGAAAAGCAATTATTTCAAAAGACGTAGCTATGATCTTCCAAGAGCCAATGGCCTGTTTGGATCCAACAACTTCCATCGGTGATCAGCTTGAAGAAGCGGTAGATACAGAACAACTAACTGGCTATTTCTGGCAGAAAAAACAGCAACGAAAAAAAGCGGTGATTAAGTTATTGCATAAAGTGGGCATTAAAAATCATGAGTTATGTACTAAAAGTTACCCTCATCAATTAACCGAAGCATTGTGCCAGCGAGTAATGATTGCCATTGCTTTAGCAGGCCGACCAAAATTACTCATTGCAGATGAGCCAACCGCAGCAATGGAAGTGACCACACAAGGACAAATTTTTCGTTTATTGGCCAGTTTGAATCAATTAAAAAACATGTCAATTTTGCTGATCAGCCATGATTTGGAAAATATCACGCACTGGACAAACACGATAACCGTTATGTACTCAGGACAATTTGTAGAAGCAGGCACCACCAAGCAAATTTTCAACCAACCATTTCATCCTTATACCCGTGCTCTACTTGATAGTAGCTTAAAAGCTAATAGTGACTTACCCCCAAAATCACGATTGGTGGCGTTACCTGGTAGTATCCCAATTTTACAGCATTTACCCATTGGTTGCCGTTTAGGACCGAGGTGCCCTCGTGCACAGCAACAATGTGTTGAAGCACCTAAAACAAAGAGTATTCACGGCCATCAAGTCAGTTGTCACTTCTCACTTAAGGATCATTACGCGTCATGA
- a CDS encoding ABC transporter permease subunit encodes MAREKIYQEEEFPTPMAQFWSIFRQTPVIMIGLSSFIFFTVFALFSPLLTPYSSVANHIDMALLPPAWDNEGSVSFLLGTDDLGRDMLSRLMEGATLTFGLSFIVVIIASIIGVFIGSISALTSGIKSSILSHFLDVILSIPSLLLAIVIVAILGPGLANTLWAIILVMIPQFVHITKMAVKEEFEKDYVMASRLDGASPFRILQYSVFPNIVEKIISQATLAQSAAILDIAALGFLGLGAPIPMPEWGAMLSSGIDLFYIAPWTVYLPGLAILFAVISTNLLGEGIRHAIKIRKES; translated from the coding sequence ATGGCTCGTGAAAAAATATATCAAGAAGAAGAATTTCCAACGCCAATGGCACAATTTTGGAGCATTTTTAGACAAACTCCTGTGATTATGATCGGTTTAAGCAGTTTTATCTTTTTCACTGTTTTCGCTTTGTTTTCTCCTTTACTAACACCTTATTCATCTGTTGCTAATCACATCGATATGGCATTACTGCCACCAGCTTGGGACAACGAGGGCAGTGTCAGCTTCTTGTTAGGGACTGATGATTTAGGTCGAGATATGCTGTCTCGGCTAATGGAGGGGGCAACATTAACTTTTGGGTTAAGCTTTATTGTGGTAATTATTGCATCCATTATTGGTGTGTTTATTGGTTCAATATCAGCGCTAACCTCAGGTATAAAGTCCAGCATACTAAGTCACTTCTTAGATGTAATATTGTCAATTCCCTCCTTGCTATTAGCCATTGTGATAGTGGCGATACTCGGGCCTGGTTTAGCGAATACACTATGGGCAATCATATTGGTGATGATCCCTCAATTTGTCCACATCACCAAAATGGCGGTGAAAGAAGAGTTTGAAAAAGACTATGTCATGGCTTCACGTTTAGATGGCGCAAGTCCCTTTAGGATCCTACAATATTCTGTTTTCCCGAATATCGTTGAAAAAATCATCAGTCAAGCAACGCTTGCTCAATCTGCTGCCATATTAGACATTGCCGCATTAGGCTTTTTAGGACTCGGTGCGCCAATCCCAATGCCAGAATGGGGGGCGATGTTATCAAGTGGTATTGATCTATTCTACATCGCTCCATGGACAGTTTACCTGCCGGGTTTAGCGATATTATTTGCCGTTATCTCAACCAATTTGCTCGGAGAAGGTATTCGTCATGCGATTAAAATTCGAAAGGAAAGTTAA
- a CDS encoding ABC transporter permease subunit, which produces MLIFTLRRLNLFFFTMLLLSILSFSLSFLFPGDPLINLTGQINATEQELVVLRESYDTDLNLFQQYIAYIAHIFNGNLGLSMSSQTEISSDILAVLPATIELSLFAFLLATLIGIPLGFIAAINHNKTIDNVILSIAMIGYSVPVFWLGLFAILIFSITLGWLPSSGQISLLYEIEPITGILLFDILLSNSEYKWQAFQNASAHIILPACVIASAPATIFIRLARTAMLSVLNTSYIKATMAKGLSFKQIIIRHALRNALIKVVQHVGLQFANLVTLAMITEVIFNWPGIGRWLIESIYQRDYTAIQGGLLVLSSFIFVVHIITDYIYAALNPRARELRHGS; this is translated from the coding sequence ATGCTAATTTTTACCTTACGCAGGCTAAACCTGTTCTTTTTTACCATGTTGTTATTAAGCATTTTAAGCTTTAGTTTGTCTTTTCTTTTCCCTGGCGATCCTTTAATTAATTTAACAGGACAGATCAACGCAACCGAGCAAGAACTGGTAGTGCTTAGAGAAAGTTACGATACTGACCTGAACTTATTCCAACAATATATTGCATACATTGCCCACATTTTTAATGGTAACTTGGGGCTATCCATGTCTTCGCAAACGGAAATCAGCAGCGATATTCTTGCCGTATTGCCTGCCACTATAGAGTTGAGCTTATTTGCTTTTTTACTGGCTACACTTATCGGCATTCCATTAGGTTTTATTGCCGCGATTAATCACAATAAAACAATAGATAATGTCATTTTATCTATAGCTATGATTGGTTATTCAGTACCAGTATTTTGGTTAGGGTTATTTGCGATATTAATCTTTTCCATCACCCTTGGATGGTTGCCCTCTTCAGGACAAATCAGTTTGCTTTACGAAATAGAGCCGATCACCGGTATTTTATTATTCGACATATTGCTGAGTAATAGCGAATACAAATGGCAAGCATTTCAAAATGCTTCAGCCCATATAATATTACCGGCATGTGTGATTGCATCAGCGCCAGCAACTATCTTTATTCGATTAGCCCGCACCGCCATGTTAAGCGTGTTAAACACAAGCTATATCAAAGCAACTATGGCTAAAGGTTTAAGTTTTAAACAAATAATTATCAGACATGCGCTACGCAATGCCCTAATAAAGGTAGTCCAACACGTCGGATTACAATTTGCAAACTTAGTCACCCTAGCAATGATTACAGAAGTAATATTTAATTGGCCCGGTATTGGTCGATGGTTGATCGAGAGTATCTATCAACGTGACTACACCGCGATACAAGGGGGACTGTTGGTGTTATCGTCATTTATATTCGTTGTTCATATCATTACTGATTATATATACGCCGCGCTGAACCCACGTGCACGGGAGCTGCGTCATGGCTCGTGA
- a CDS encoding ABC transporter substrate-binding protein: MKSYFRTIMAFLGVSILSACDVANNEQLSQNSLIYCAEGSPETFNPQLVTSGTTIDATANQIYNRLISFSRKDNSISPALAKSWHVTRDGKMITFYLRKNIAFHQTEYFTPSRTLNADDVLFSFNRILDKSHSFHYVSGGSYPFFQSVGFSDIVDSIEKINDYTIRFKLNQANSSFLANLATDFAVILSKEYGDKLSIMNKKEQIDILPIGTGPFKLKSYLSGSHIRYYKHDGYWNNEVAIEQLVFDITSSNTARLTKLLTRECDVIAYPIAQEQIIDHPHFILDEVTSFNIGYLGFNTLKPPFDNIKVRLAIAHAIDIDAIIDTVYSGLAEKATTVLPKSSWAHKKNTAFTHSKTRAKQLLNEAGYPEGFAMDIWAMPVQRAYNPNALTMAKLIQADLNEVGIKVDIVSYEWSTFLRRLRLGEHSSVLLGWSADHPDPDNFFTPLLSCAAASTGSNRTAWCNEEYDSLLQLALQTTNIAQRTNFYHQAQAIVAKELPLLPIAHSKRFQARTKKVKGQLLSSFGGINFAEVTKE, encoded by the coding sequence ATGAAATCATATTTTCGAACCATCATGGCATTCTTAGGCGTTTCGATATTGTCTGCCTGCGATGTTGCCAATAATGAACAGCTTAGCCAAAATAGCCTTATTTATTGCGCAGAAGGCTCTCCTGAAACCTTTAATCCTCAATTGGTGACTTCAGGGACAACGATTGATGCAACCGCTAATCAAATCTATAATCGTCTGATTTCATTTAGTCGCAAGGACAATAGTATAAGCCCTGCGTTAGCCAAATCTTGGCATGTCACCCGTGACGGAAAAATGATCACCTTCTATTTACGTAAAAATATCGCCTTTCATCAGACCGAATATTTCACGCCTTCACGTACCTTAAATGCTGACGACGTTTTGTTTAGTTTTAACCGTATATTAGATAAAAGTCATAGTTTTCATTACGTTTCAGGAGGTAGTTATCCTTTTTTCCAAAGTGTAGGTTTTAGTGACATTGTAGACAGCATCGAGAAAATAAATGACTACACCATTCGTTTTAAGCTTAACCAGGCAAATAGCTCATTCTTAGCAAATCTTGCCACTGATTTTGCCGTGATTTTATCTAAAGAATATGGCGATAAATTAAGCATCATGAATAAAAAGGAACAAATTGATATTCTCCCGATTGGGACAGGCCCTTTTAAGTTAAAAAGTTATTTGTCTGGCTCTCATATTCGTTATTACAAGCATGACGGCTATTGGAACAATGAAGTAGCAATTGAACAACTGGTGTTCGACATCACCTCAAGTAATACCGCTCGACTCACGAAGCTATTAACGCGTGAATGTGATGTTATTGCTTACCCTATCGCCCAAGAGCAAATTATTGATCATCCGCATTTTATATTAGATGAAGTCACTTCATTTAATATTGGTTACTTAGGTTTTAACACTTTAAAGCCACCTTTTGACAACATTAAAGTAAGGTTGGCGATTGCTCATGCGATTGATATTGATGCTATTATTGACACTGTTTATTCAGGTTTAGCGGAAAAAGCCACTACCGTCCTTCCAAAGAGCTCTTGGGCACACAAAAAAAATACCGCTTTCACCCACTCTAAAACAAGAGCCAAACAATTATTAAATGAAGCAGGTTACCCAGAAGGCTTTGCCATGGATATATGGGCAATGCCTGTACAACGAGCATACAATCCAAATGCTCTGACAATGGCTAAGCTCATTCAAGCCGACTTGAATGAAGTTGGTATTAAAGTTGATATTGTCAGTTATGAATGGTCAACATTTCTTAGAAGGCTACGTTTAGGCGAGCATAGTTCAGTATTGTTAGGTTGGTCAGCAGATCACCCCGATCCTGATAACTTTTTTACCCCGTTACTTAGTTGTGCTGCGGCAAGCACTGGCAGCAACCGAACAGCGTGGTGCAATGAGGAATATGACAGTTTGCTTCAATTAGCATTACAAACAACCAATATTGCTCAGCGAACAAACTTTTATCACCAAGCCCAAGCAATCGTTGCTAAAGAGTTGCCTTTGCTCCCTATCGCTCACTCTAAACGATTTCAAGCACGAACAAAAAAAGTTAAGGGACAGTTGCTGAGCTCTTTTGGTGGTATAAACTTTGCCGAGGTAACCAAAGAGTAA
- the pspF gene encoding phage shock protein operon transcriptional activator has product MGRFNQQDNLIGQSNSFLEVLEQISQIAPLTKPVLIIGERGTGKELVAARLHYLSKRWEQSYLKLNCAALNENLLETELFGYDSGAFTGATKRHEGRFERADKGTLFLDEIANTSGLIQEKLLRVVEYGEFERVGGSRTIKTDARLIAATNEDLPTLAEKGEFRADLLDRLAFDVITLPPLRERLEDILILAEHFAINMARELEFELFSGFTEKAKRSLLEYHWPGNIRELKNVVERSVYRCNNPHLPVHELVIDPFESPYRPTQRVKTQDRVATTPESINNSSTAINDTQIVSEILVEPQKPQLQFPVSLKDLSQDYEIDLLKTALANCQYNQKKTADALELTYHQLRGYLKKYNLLDGSGADE; this is encoded by the coding sequence ATGGGGCGATTTAACCAGCAGGATAATTTAATAGGACAATCAAACAGTTTCTTGGAAGTTTTGGAGCAAATATCGCAAATTGCTCCACTAACGAAACCTGTATTGATTATTGGTGAACGAGGGACTGGTAAAGAGCTTGTTGCTGCTCGTCTGCATTATTTGTCTAAAAGGTGGGAGCAAAGCTATTTAAAGCTAAATTGTGCCGCCTTAAACGAGAATTTACTGGAAACTGAACTGTTTGGTTATGACAGCGGCGCTTTTACAGGCGCAACTAAGCGTCATGAGGGACGTTTTGAACGAGCAGACAAAGGCACGTTATTCTTAGATGAAATTGCCAATACTTCAGGATTAATCCAAGAAAAATTGTTACGCGTTGTTGAGTATGGTGAATTTGAACGGGTTGGTGGCTCACGTACCATCAAAACCGATGCGCGTTTAATAGCGGCAACCAACGAAGACTTACCAACGTTAGCCGAAAAAGGTGAATTTCGTGCCGACTTGCTTGATCGTTTAGCATTTGATGTTATTACTCTGCCCCCGCTTAGAGAACGCTTAGAGGACATCTTGATACTCGCCGAACACTTTGCAATTAATATGGCACGCGAATTAGAATTTGAATTATTCAGTGGTTTTACTGAAAAAGCAAAACGCTCATTACTTGAATATCATTGGCCAGGTAATATTCGTGAGCTTAAGAATGTGGTAGAGCGTAGCGTTTATCGCTGCAACAATCCTCACTTACCAGTGCACGAATTAGTCATCGATCCCTTTGAATCGCCTTACAGACCTACTCAACGAGTTAAAACGCAAGATCGTGTAGCTACTACACCAGAGAGCATCAATAATAGTAGTACAGCAATAAATGATACACAGATTGTCTCGGAAATTTTGGTCGAGCCGCAAAAACCACAATTGCAGTTCCCCGTATCGTTAAAAGATCTTTCTCAAGATTATGAAATCGATCTATTAAAAACAGCACTGGCAAATTGTCAATATAATCAAAAGAAAACAGCAGATGCGCTGGAATTAACCTACCATCAATTAAGAGGCTATTTGAAAAAATACAATTTGCTTGATGGAAGTGGAGCAGATGAATAA
- the pspA gene encoding phage shock protein PspA, translating into MGVFSRFTDIINSNINSLLDKAEDPEKMVRLIIQEMEDTLVEVRSSSAKTLADKKELTRQVGRYEKDAQQWQEKAELALSKGRDDLARAALIEKKKCSENAESLADELTHVESHIAKLQDEISQLQEKLADAKARQKAILMREKTASSRLKVKRNIDNDKVNDALSRFDRYERKIDDLEAQVEAQDLGSKSLADEIAELENDENIDDELAQLKAKMKPSKTKKEK; encoded by the coding sequence ATGGGTGTTTTTTCAAGATTTACAGACATTATTAATTCAAATATTAATTCTTTACTAGATAAAGCGGAAGACCCTGAAAAAATGGTTCGCCTTATTATCCAAGAAATGGAAGATACCTTAGTCGAAGTTCGCTCTTCATCAGCTAAAACTTTAGCAGATAAAAAAGAACTAACGCGTCAGGTAGGCCGTTATGAGAAAGATGCACAGCAGTGGCAAGAAAAAGCCGAGTTAGCATTAAGCAAAGGTCGTGATGACCTAGCAAGAGCCGCACTTATTGAAAAGAAAAAGTGCAGTGAAAACGCAGAGTCATTAGCCGATGAGTTGACTCACGTAGAGTCACACATTGCTAAACTTCAAGACGAAATTTCACAATTGCAAGAAAAGTTGGCTGATGCTAAAGCGCGTCAAAAAGCTATATTAATGCGAGAAAAAACAGCAAGTTCTCGTTTAAAAGTGAAACGTAATATTGATAATGATAAAGTAAATGATGCACTGAGCCGTTTTGATCGCTATGAACGTAAAATAGACGATTTAGAAGCTCAAGTTGAAGCACAAGATCTTGGCAGCAAGTCATTAGCTGACGAAATTGCTGAATTAGAAAACGATGAAAATATTGATGATGAATTAGCGCAATTAAAAGCTAAAATGAAACCATCAAAAACTAAAAAAGAAAAATAA
- the pspB gene encoding envelope stress response membrane protein PspB: protein MEEIIVAPIIIFMLVVAPIWLILHYRSKRQISQGLTEEEYNQLSDLSEMADKMADRIKTLEAILDAETPDWRSKV from the coding sequence GTGGAAGAGATTATTGTTGCACCGATCATTATATTCATGCTTGTGGTTGCGCCTATTTGGTTAATATTACATTACCGAAGCAAGCGTCAAATTAGTCAAGGGTTGACTGAAGAAGAGTATAATCAATTATCTGATTTATCAGAGATGGCAGATAAAATGGCTGATAGAATTAAAACATTAGAAGCTATTTTAGATGCGGAGACTCCAGACTGGAGAAGCAAAGTATGA
- the pspC gene encoding envelope stress response membrane protein PspC: MKTRRGELYRIPSQGRVAGVCAGIADYFGWETWLVRILVVSGVLLGMGWFVVIYVAGWFILDKKPGTAEAKGRKQKRHVPPTKEEIEEDVATESIKVKARIWQAGEPPKQAFHDIRRKYNGLEQQLRHMERYVTSPEFTVSREINKL; encoded by the coding sequence ATGAAAACACGTCGCGGAGAATTGTACAGAATTCCAAGCCAAGGTAGGGTCGCAGGTGTGTGTGCAGGGATAGCTGATTACTTTGGTTGGGAAACATGGTTAGTACGTATCTTAGTTGTATCAGGCGTGCTATTAGGTATGGGATGGTTTGTCGTTATCTATGTGGCTGGTTGGTTTATCTTAGATAAAAAGCCTGGCACTGCGGAAGCTAAAGGTCGTAAACAAAAACGTCATGTACCTCCTACGAAAGAGGAAATTGAAGAAGATGTCGCTACGGAGTCGATTAAGGTCAAGGCGAGAATTTGGCAGGCAGGAGAGCCGCCTAAACAAGCGTTTCATGACATAAGACGCAAATACAATGGGCTAGAGCAACAGCTGAGACATATGGAACGATATGTTACTTCGCCAGAGTTTACGGTTTCGAGAGAAATCAATAAATTATAA
- a CDS encoding YcjX family protein, with protein MALFSKEKINKIKYKAGDLLNRSLDQHVTLAVTGLSRSGKTAFITSLVNQLVNESNESQMSFFNPVHQGRFIAAKRVPQKNLHISRFDYEHCLSAFCHQPPHWPEPTKGISEIRLAIRYKPKDSYLKYATDMATLTLDITDYPGEWLLDLPMLKQTYEQWSSEMLALLQQAPRAEHAKSFIDKVAQINPLETADEDKLTELAKEYTELLHLFRNELGLSVIQPGRFILPGELEGAPILEFFPFTDIDNIDGNAYQNAEDTSFLGMLRARYLEYRERVVKRFYKKHFQHFDRQIVLADCLSPLNKGQESFKDLQHAISLILESYHYGQSNILSRLFSPKIDKLLFAATKSDHVTPEQHPALVSLLNQLTHASKHQLNFDAITMKTLAISSVKTTDSGQTFHQGKKIPVIKGRKADDDKTITLFPGAVPKKLPDQEYWKSTPFNFISFAPQQAISSHECLPHLRLDQVLQFLLGDKMK; from the coding sequence ATGGCGCTGTTCAGTAAAGAAAAAATCAACAAAATAAAATACAAAGCAGGCGATTTACTTAATCGTTCGTTGGATCAGCATGTTACTTTAGCTGTGACAGGCTTAAGCCGTAGCGGCAAAACCGCATTTATTACTTCGCTCGTGAATCAACTCGTTAACGAAAGTAATGAATCGCAAATGAGCTTTTTCAATCCGGTACATCAAGGGCGATTTATCGCCGCAAAACGAGTCCCACAGAAAAACCTACATATTAGCCGTTTTGATTACGAACATTGTTTGTCTGCGTTTTGTCATCAGCCCCCACATTGGCCAGAGCCGACGAAGGGGATCAGTGAAATAAGGCTAGCAATTCGCTACAAGCCTAAAGATTCGTACCTAAAGTATGCGACAGACATGGCGACCTTGACGCTTGATATAACTGATTATCCAGGCGAATGGCTGCTTGATTTACCGATGTTAAAACAAACGTACGAGCAATGGTCCTCTGAAATGCTTGCACTATTACAACAAGCGCCAAGGGCTGAGCATGCGAAGAGTTTTATTGATAAAGTTGCTCAAATAAATCCGCTTGAAACTGCAGATGAAGACAAACTTACTGAATTAGCCAAAGAATACACCGAACTACTACATTTGTTTAGAAATGAACTTGGCCTTTCAGTTATCCAGCCTGGCCGTTTTATTTTACCTGGCGAGCTTGAAGGGGCGCCTATATTAGAATTTTTTCCTTTTACCGACATTGATAATATAGACGGCAATGCCTATCAAAATGCTGAAGACACCAGTTTCTTAGGAATGCTCCGTGCTCGGTATTTAGAATATCGAGAGCGTGTGGTAAAACGCTTTTATAAAAAACATTTCCAACACTTTGATCGACAAATCGTATTGGCTGACTGTTTATCTCCCCTTAATAAAGGGCAGGAGAGCTTTAAAGATCTACAGCATGCAATCAGTTTGATTTTAGAAAGTTATCACTACGGACAATCAAATATACTTTCACGACTGTTTTCACCTAAAATTGATAAGTTGCTCTTTGCAGCAACGAAATCAGATCATGTTACGCCTGAGCAGCACCCCGCACTAGTATCACTACTGAATCAATTGACTCATGCAAGCAAACATCAGTTGAATTTTGATGCGATCACCATGAAAACATTAGCTATTTCATCAGTGAAGACAACTGACAGTGGCCAAACGTTCCATCAAGGTAAGAAAATTCCTGTGATCAAAGGACGTAAAGCTGACGATGACAAAACGATAACCTTATTTCCGGGAGCAGTACCGAAAAAACTGCCAGACCAAGAATACTGGAAAAGCACACCGTTTAACTTTATATCATTTGCCCCACAACAGGCGATTTCAAGTCATGAATGCTTACCGCACTTGCGACTAGATCAGGTGTTGCAATTTTTGCTTGGAGACAAAATGAAATGA